The following are from one region of the Aequoribacter fuscus genome:
- a CDS encoding NupC/NupG family nucleoside CNT transporter → MTSLLGILLLPLLAYALSTQRSAIRWQTVAVAFALQAGIGGFVLFVPWGKQLLSSLAGGVGELLGYSRVGIEFLFGSLVSSDSIGFVFALSVLPVVVFFSSLIAVLYHIGVMQWVVKFIGGGLQKALGTSHSESLSAAANVFVGQAEAPLVAKPYLPGMTQSELFAVMVGGLASIAGSVMAGYVALGIPLEYLLAASFMAAPGALMMAKLVVPETGKPVQPGSDDDTTEERYVNVFDAAASGAMSGMQMVLAIGAMLLAFIALIALANGILGWVGGLFNYPDLTIQAILGYLFQPIAFALGIGWDEAQLAGSLIGQKLVLNEFVAYVAFVDVADQMSDLSQAIVIFALCGFANFSSIAILLGGIGSVAPNRRDDISRLGFRALLTATLANLMSAALAGFFLSLS, encoded by the coding sequence ATGACCAGCCTCCTTGGGATCTTGCTTCTACCATTGCTCGCTTATGCGTTGTCTACCCAGCGTTCAGCGATCCGCTGGCAAACGGTTGCGGTAGCCTTTGCGCTGCAGGCGGGCATCGGTGGTTTTGTGTTATTTGTCCCTTGGGGTAAGCAGCTGCTGTCATCATTAGCGGGCGGTGTCGGTGAACTGCTGGGCTATTCTCGAGTGGGCATCGAATTTTTATTTGGATCCTTGGTCAGTAGCGACTCGATTGGTTTTGTGTTCGCTTTGAGCGTGTTGCCTGTTGTCGTATTTTTCTCCTCATTGATCGCCGTTCTGTACCACATTGGTGTAATGCAGTGGGTGGTGAAGTTTATTGGTGGCGGTTTGCAAAAAGCGTTGGGCACCAGTCATTCCGAGTCATTGTCAGCGGCGGCTAATGTGTTTGTTGGCCAAGCCGAAGCACCTCTGGTGGCTAAGCCCTACCTGCCGGGTATGACGCAGTCTGAATTGTTTGCGGTTATGGTCGGTGGATTGGCGTCGATCGCAGGATCTGTCATGGCCGGCTACGTGGCTTTGGGTATTCCATTAGAGTACTTGCTCGCAGCCAGTTTCATGGCGGCACCGGGTGCGCTGATGATGGCAAAGCTCGTTGTGCCCGAAACGGGTAAGCCCGTGCAGCCCGGAAGTGACGATGACACGACCGAAGAGCGGTACGTGAACGTGTTCGATGCGGCCGCGTCAGGTGCCATGTCGGGCATGCAAATGGTTTTGGCGATCGGTGCCATGCTATTGGCTTTTATTGCGTTAATCGCACTCGCTAACGGTATTCTCGGTTGGGTTGGCGGTCTGTTTAATTATCCGGACCTTACCATTCAAGCGATTTTGGGCTACCTGTTTCAACCCATCGCATTTGCCTTGGGCATTGGCTGGGACGAAGCACAACTCGCCGGTAGTTTAATTGGCCAGAAGCTCGTACTGAATGAATTCGTAGCTTATGTCGCGTTTGTCGATGTCGCGGATCAAATGTCTGATCTATCGCAAGCGATCGTTATTTTTGCCCTCTGTGGGTTTGCAAACTTCTCATCGATCGCTATCTTGCTGGGCGGTATCGGGTCGGTCGCGCCTAATCGTCGTGACGATATCTCGCGCTTAGGGTTTAGAGCTTTGTTAACAGCTACTCTAGCGAATTTAATGAGCGCCGCTTTGGCGGGCTTTTTCTTGTCGTTATCCTAG